The proteins below come from a single Procambarus clarkii isolate CNS0578487 chromosome 26, FALCON_Pclarkii_2.0, whole genome shotgun sequence genomic window:
- the LOC138369052 gene encoding uncharacterized protein, protein MNKYPSFISNTYSNPMKFGPKPNMATPEQLRRTYIGLKGHLTRLINKSEGLSKETPIDSYHLETSVRVADLKFDQVRSTGQSNITLLNTIETDPDEVGQIVEDISQYEEETQDKLYMLSNLAKQSKSNTNNIMSQFNTQLPEVRLPTLDLPTFTGLDTENWDNFWTSFEVHIHKKSSLDKVSKFSYLLSLLKGEAKKVIHNLTLTDSNYEEAIKLLKLNYCNKELSIANLYYQLLDLNAPNSRPESLQSFRLEVESLVKALGTKVDIPASEWSIKLLLQWKLPRNVLTELCSHYKTEFLTLDQIFEGLRISVNRLKTHDKIKPESKPTNTDTSVKPKPTLNKSSKYKSRTAPSTGKRSGNVGTYSVSPSEITNDLSTKETKSTKERRCLFCNQGHATYQCSVYPTYNTRIKRLQEIHKCMGSHDPQKCVVQLRSCNRCNQGVHHYALCRKTSTQSMTTGENSTNSQPVLLKRTSTFAV, encoded by the coding sequence atgaacaagtacccaagcttcattagtaatacttattctaatcccatgaagtttggacctaagcccaacatggctactcctgagcaattaaggagaacctatattggccttaaaggtcatttaaccagactaattaacaagtctgagggcttatctaaagaaactcccattgactcttatcacttagagacatcagtaagagtagctgatctgaaatttgatcaagttaggtcTACAGGTCAGTCTAAtattactctactgaataccatagaaactgaCCCTGATGAAGTAGGTCAAATTGTAGAGGatatctcccaatatgaagaggagactcaagataaactttacatgctatctaatctagcaaaacaatctaaatccaatacaaataatattaTGTCTCAATTCAATacccaactaccagaggttcgtttacctactttagacttacctacatttacaggtttagatacagaaaattgggacaatttttggacttcatttgaagttcatatacataagaaatcgtctcttgacaaggtttctaaattctcatacctgcttagtcttctcaaaggagaggctaaaaaggtcatacataacttaACTCTCACTgatagtaattatgaggaagctataaaactgttgaagttgaactattgcaacaaagagttgagtatagctaacctttattaccaattgctagatctgaatgcaccaaatagtagaccagagtcacttcaaagcttcagactagaagtagagtctctagtaaaagccttaggtactaaagttgatataccagcctcagaatggtcaatcaagttacttttgcagtggaaattacctcgaaatgtcttaacagagctctgctcacactataaaaccgagtttctcactcttgaccaaatattcgagggactgagaatatcggttaacaggttgaagacccatgataagattaaacctgagtctaaaccaactaatactgacacttcagtcaaacccaaaccgactttgaataagtctagtaagTATAAatctaggactgctccatccactggaaagaggagtggtaatgtaggtacttattcggtgtctccttctgagataaccaatgacttgtctactaaagagacaaagtcaaccaaagaaagaaggtgtctgttttgtaatcaaggacatgccacctaccaatgctctgtttatcctacttataatactaggattaaaaggttgcaagaaatacacaagtgcatgggctctcatgatccccaaaaatgtgtagtgcaactacgttcatgcaatagatgcaaccaaggtgtacatcactatgccttatgtagaaaaacttctactcaatccatgacaactggggagaattccacgaattctcaacctgtcctcttaaaaagaacgtcaacatttgccgtttga